A window of Juglans regia cultivar Chandler chromosome 7, Walnut 2.0, whole genome shotgun sequence contains these coding sequences:
- the LOC108991269 gene encoding uncharacterized protein LOC108991269 isoform X2 has protein sequence MPTFTAITLDRFLEPRASKSVDRPIPNSKPPNSRPIPSSNLERRNSTPATERRVKRPQIRPALYATPKATPLPDSPTSFTPSPYIINHKRRGPRLVKSFSEDNVSLRQKPDEKVNENAGNVETEVVPSADDVSVTFTIPGANQDHVNGGHDGHVGNHCSESGCNNGELVSSHVELGNSSKSDSVTGEDDLLKLERDGESENFFDPHESLSVTSNTDGEDNSAVDRSITLTTQMGEFFDAWEELSSESGSQPSFQDVETELREMRSSVLMEIEKRKQAEESLNNMQSLWQRHRQLLSVVGLTLPSYPTALAEGEQLECNQGEELLQQVHVARFVSESVGRAVARAEVEMEMEAQLESKNFEIARLYDRLHFYEVMNQEMYQRNQDALVYMLEARSLLGTI, from the exons ATGCCAACATTTACTGCTATAACTTTAGATCGATTCTTAGAACCTAGAGCTTCAAAATCGGTTGATAGGCCTATTCCTAATTCAAAGCCTCCTAATTCAAGACCTATTCCAAGTTCAAATCTGGAGAGGAGAAACAGTACGCCAGCCACTGAAAGGAGAGTGAAACGCCCTCAGATACGGCCAGCACTCTATGCTACTCCTAAGGCAACGCCACTTCCAGATTCACCTACTTCATTCACGCCCTCCCCATATATCATCAACCATAAGCGGCGTGGGCCACGTCTCGTGAAGAGCTTTTCCGAGGACAATGTATCCCTTCGCCAAAAACCTGATGAGAAGGTCAATGAGAATGCTGGAAATGTAGAAACTGAGGTTGTCCCTTCAGCTGATGATGTTTCTGTTACTTTCACTATTCCTGGTGCTAATCAGGACCATGTGAATGGTGGCCATGATGGTCATGTTGGGAACCACTGCAGTGAATCTGGGTGCAATAATGGAGAACTTGTGAGCAGTCATGTGGAACTTGGAAACAGTAGTAAAAGTGATAGTGTGACAGGGGAAGATGATTTGTTGAAGCTTGAACGAGATGGCGAGTCAGAAAATTTCTTTGATCCACATGAATCTCTTAGTGTTACCAGCAATACTGATGGAGAGGATAATTCTGCGGTAGATCGATCTATTACTCTCACCACACAAATGGGGGAGTTTTTTGACGCTTGGGAAG AATTATCCTCTGAGAGTGGGTCACAGCCTTCTTTTCAAGACGTTGAAACTGAATTGCGTGAAATGAGATCGAGTGTATTGATGGAAATAGAGAAGCGGAAACAAGCAGAAGAATCCTTGAATAACATGCAAAGCCTGTGGCAGAGGCATAGGCAACTGTTGTCTGTTGTGGGATTGACACTTCCTTCTTATCCCACTGCTTTGGCAGAGGGTGAGCAGCTGGAATGTAATCAGGGGGAAGAGTTGTTACAACAGGTACATGTTGCTAGGTTTGTATCAGAATCTGTTGGAAGGGCTGTTGCAAGGGCTGAggtggagatggagatggaagCCCAGCTCGAGTCAAAGAACTTTGAGATTGCTCGATTATATGACAGGCTCCATTTTTATGAGGTCATGAATCAGGAAATGTATCAGAGGAACCAAGATGCTTTAG TTTATATGTTGGAAGCTAGAAGTCTATTAGGAACAATCTAA
- the LOC108991269 gene encoding uncharacterized protein LOC108991269 isoform X1 codes for MPTFTAITLDRFLEPRASKSVDRPIPNSKPPNSRPIPSSNLERRNSTPATERRVKRPQIRPALYATPKATPLPDSPTSFTPSPYIINHKRRGPRLVKSFSEDNVSLRQKPDEKVNENAGNVETEVVPSADDVSVTFTIPGANQDHVNGGHDGHVGNHCSESGCNNGELVSSHVELGNSSKSDSVTGEDDLLKLERDGESENFFDPHESLSVTSNTDGEDNSAVDRSITLTTQMGEFFDAWEELSSESGSQPSFQDVETELREMRSSVLMEIEKRKQAEESLNNMQSLWQRHRQLLSVVGLTLPSYPTALAEGEQLECNQGEELLQQVHVARFVSESVGRAVARAEVEMEMEAQLESKNFEIARLYDRLHFYEVMNQEMYQRNQDALEVARHERQMKKRRQRWIWGSCAAVITLGTAALAWSYLPNGRGSSSSNHLQNPEGSDAVE; via the exons ATGCCAACATTTACTGCTATAACTTTAGATCGATTCTTAGAACCTAGAGCTTCAAAATCGGTTGATAGGCCTATTCCTAATTCAAAGCCTCCTAATTCAAGACCTATTCCAAGTTCAAATCTGGAGAGGAGAAACAGTACGCCAGCCACTGAAAGGAGAGTGAAACGCCCTCAGATACGGCCAGCACTCTATGCTACTCCTAAGGCAACGCCACTTCCAGATTCACCTACTTCATTCACGCCCTCCCCATATATCATCAACCATAAGCGGCGTGGGCCACGTCTCGTGAAGAGCTTTTCCGAGGACAATGTATCCCTTCGCCAAAAACCTGATGAGAAGGTCAATGAGAATGCTGGAAATGTAGAAACTGAGGTTGTCCCTTCAGCTGATGATGTTTCTGTTACTTTCACTATTCCTGGTGCTAATCAGGACCATGTGAATGGTGGCCATGATGGTCATGTTGGGAACCACTGCAGTGAATCTGGGTGCAATAATGGAGAACTTGTGAGCAGTCATGTGGAACTTGGAAACAGTAGTAAAAGTGATAGTGTGACAGGGGAAGATGATTTGTTGAAGCTTGAACGAGATGGCGAGTCAGAAAATTTCTTTGATCCACATGAATCTCTTAGTGTTACCAGCAATACTGATGGAGAGGATAATTCTGCGGTAGATCGATCTATTACTCTCACCACACAAATGGGGGAGTTTTTTGACGCTTGGGAAG AATTATCCTCTGAGAGTGGGTCACAGCCTTCTTTTCAAGACGTTGAAACTGAATTGCGTGAAATGAGATCGAGTGTATTGATGGAAATAGAGAAGCGGAAACAAGCAGAAGAATCCTTGAATAACATGCAAAGCCTGTGGCAGAGGCATAGGCAACTGTTGTCTGTTGTGGGATTGACACTTCCTTCTTATCCCACTGCTTTGGCAGAGGGTGAGCAGCTGGAATGTAATCAGGGGGAAGAGTTGTTACAACAGGTACATGTTGCTAGGTTTGTATCAGAATCTGTTGGAAGGGCTGTTGCAAGGGCTGAggtggagatggagatggaagCCCAGCTCGAGTCAAAGAACTTTGAGATTGCTCGATTATATGACAGGCTCCATTTTTATGAGGTCATGAATCAGGAAATGTATCAGAGGAACCAAGATGCTTTAG AGGTGGCACGACATGAAAGgcaaatgaagaaaagaaggcAGAGGTGGATTTGGGGTTCATGTGCTGCTGTGATCACCCTTGGCACTGCAGCCTTAGCATGGTCATATCTACCAAATGGAAGAGGATCATCTTCCTCCAATCATTTGCAGAATCCTGAGGGTAGTGATGCAGTTGAGTAA